The genomic interval TGTCCCGCCacaactcctcctcctctgcttCTTTCCCTCCTTGCTTCCGCCCCTCCCCAACCACCGAACTCCACCACTCTCCGCCTCCTCCCCCAATCTCCGGCCACCCCAACCTCACCACCTGCCTCTACCACACCGACTTCGCCATCTTCTCCCTCACCTGGTCCCGCTCCTTCCTCGGCGGCCGCTCCCTCCACCTCAACCTCCTCCACCATGCCTTCGACTCTCCCCCACCGTCTTCCTCCTCCCCTTCTTTCCACCTCAACATCAAGCCCTTCTTCTTCTGGAAGCGCCATGGCTCCAAGAAGCTCGCCCCCAACACCCTCATTTTCTGGGACTTCTCCAGAGCCAAGTTCGGCTCCGGACCTGAACCCGTCTCCGCCTTCTACGTCGCTGTCGTTGTCGACGGCGACATGACCCTCCTCCTCGGCGACTTGAATAAAGAGGCTTATTCCAAAACCAGAGCCAACCAGGTCGTCGATCAAAGTCCCCAACCGCAGGCTCTAGTTTTGAAAAGAGAGCACGTCATTGCTAAGAACATATACACGACCAAAGCCAAATTAGGCGGCAGAATGAGAGACATCCAAATCGATTGCGGCCACAATGACGACTTCAGTCGGCTCAGCTTCAGCGTCGACAACAAAAGGGTTCTCCAGATTAAGCGATTGAAGTGGAAATTCAGAGGCAATGAGCGGATTGAAGTCGACGGTGTGCCGTTGCATATATCATGGGACGTCTACAATTGGCTTTTCGAGAATGACGGCAATGATGGACATGCGGTGTTCATGTTCAGGTTCGAAGAAGACGAGCAAGACATTAGTACCCAACTGAGCGTGGGGCATTGGGCGCAGCAGCAGCAGTTCTGGAATTTCGGGATGAATGGGATCGAGTGGAGGAAGATGGGCAAGAGCTTTTCTTCTTCGTCGGTTTCAATGTCGTCTGCGGGGTCTTGTAGTTCGTCGGTAATGGAATGGGCTACAATGGAGGAGAGCGACCTCAGTGCCGGTCCTACTGGATTTTCTTTGATCGTTTATGCTTGGAGAAGATGATTCTACTCGAATTCCAAATGCATTGCCTGCCCTACTAAATTGGCTCGTTGATTTCATATTCAGATATATGGTGATCGATAGTTACTACTACTTCCCTACTAACCCATTTGTTGTTGAACATAATTCAATAAATCCAATCCAACTATGAAATTCATAGGTACATGGATGAACTAACAATTCTAGTTACTTGGTATTAGAAAGAGGCAAATTAAACAAGCTTCGGTTTTTGTACTTCTACTCAGAATAGCTGTGATATTCGGTGTTGTTTGATGTAATCAATTAAGTTTGTGAAACATATTGTTGATGAAGAGGAACACCATCAAGCTTTCTACTTTGAATAGCATATCCTTATAGTGTTATCTACATTGTTGTGGCTTGTGGTCTGGCCTGGATGAGTTTGATGGCAACATTAGGTAAGGCTAGTTGTCATCAAATTTGCAAGCTTCCTCGGTTCCTTTCCGTTCAAACAAACAAGGACAAACGTGAGAAAGCACGAGACAAAATACATGTGAGGGTGGGTCTTCTCCTTAGTTTTATTTCTTTGGTTTGTAGAAATATCTcgtattttctaatttcagaCCTACTCTTCACCAATATCGACCCTTTCGTTTGTTGACCGTCTCTTGGATCAATAGAAAACCTGACATTGGGCGGTCAATTAAATCCCGGGAATATGTTGAAACTtgaacaacaaaaataaacacaGCAAAGGACTTCTATTTTATACGATGCCGGAATCATCCAATGAATGAGTAATGGGAAAGAAAAGGTCCGGTGTGTCAGACTATTATAAAAGTTCAAGCTGCTCCGCTTAATTGCTTTCACTGCTGTCTTTCTGGAACTCATACAAAACGTTCACATTTGATATCTTAATCATATAATAATCCATTGACAAGTATTACAATCGGTTATGAAAAATGAGATCATTTTCATCAGAATTTACTGCGTTTTTAAGCCAGCACTGGGAAAATTAAATCAGCAGTGATAATTTGGTCTAAGGTTTTTCAGGCTTGAGTGGTAATTTATGGTGAGAAAGGTCGCAGAGTTTGTCGACACGTACGTCTGGAAGTTTGAGGAAGATGTTAGAAGATTGAAGATGTCATCTCGAATGAGGAAGGACGCATGGAGATCGAGACCAAAACAGAGCAAGCTAGGTAGGCAAGCATGCACTGGTATCAGAGTTCACATGCTCTCGGTCTGGTCTGGTCTGTTTTCTTGTCCTCTCTTTCTTTGGATGGGAATTAATCATGGCTCTTGTCCATTCATTTCAATACTAGGTATCTTTCCTTTCACCGAAAGTTAACTTTTCCGCCGTAAATTAAGAATTACAAGTATGCTTTCACGGTTAGAGAGCGTAAACATTACATCCATCTTACTCCAGATAAGTGAGTTAACAATGTTGATGCCCATATACAGCTACACTCGTGGAAACCAGAGATGTAATGATGCTCGAGTTAGTTTAGCTAAAAATGTCCAAGTCCTCGAGATTATGTCGATGTCTCATGTCCATATCTAGTGAGGTTATTGATGATGCTTATGGTTATGCCAGAGCAAGTTGCTGACATTCATGCTCATACAAACGAGGATAAACACACGGAACTAGAAATATGTCGTATGCCTAACGCCATAGGTATCAACCCCAGAAACTTTGTCCTCCCCAAAATAAGTTGTCCCAATTTTATTCACACCACTATAACTATATCGCAGCCATGTTGAAACAACTAGCCACAGGGCTTGTAACTTGTTGGTAGCTCATCCAAAAAGGGaaaaattctaatatacatcaatatatgtataaatctcacatccaacggttgatattgttttgtgagtgtggtcagaaaaataatatatgttgtCAACCGTTGAATGTATgatttatatcatatattgATGTATAGTAGATTAACCCTAAAAAATGGGCTAAGGCACTAGGACATGAgtgtaggggtgggcacgggacggggctcatcccacgtcccgtcccactcttttgaatcgggacgggacgagggtttttaagaatgcatcccactcggaattaatcccggttgggatgggacgggatcgggacgggacgggacaaatcccacattcctatgaagttaaataaaaacctatatttttactttttcattaacaaaataacatttaataatgaaattttaacaaaaaaatgcatattatgttcaaaatattataatttaccattattatttgagttgatagaattttagagttattaaaaacataaattagtttcattttcatacaaatatataagaatttttaagttttcattaaaggtgggacgggacgggacgaagcgggatagaaattattcgtcccacgtcccatcccaccattatgaaacgggacgggatcgggacgggacgaacgtttttagaccttcgtctcgtcccgtccatatgaatttcgggacgaaatcaggacgggatcgggatttccgttttttatgcccacccctacatgAGTGTTTTAGGCTGTGGGTTTTGGGACAAGCCTACTCAGCAGCAACCAATTTTGACTTGAGATATCAGGAGATATGCATCTCATCTCTTGACTAGAGATTGAAAAAGCAGCCCAGCCCAAACAGCAAACAACCAGCAACTTTACACATCAAACTGCAGAACACACACAACTGACCCAAGGACTCTATAGAAGGTTGAAGATATCTCCTCAGAGAAAAACCCCTTTCTCTTTATGTAGTTCtaagtaggggtgggcacgggacgggatgggacgggacggggctcatcccacgtcccgtcccactcttttgaatcgggacgggacgagggtttttaagaatgcatcccactcgggattaatcccggttgggacgggacggtatcgggacgggacgggacaaatcccaacttcctatgaagttaaataaaaacctatatttttacttttttattaacaaaataatatttaataatgaaattttaattaaaaatgcatattatgttcaaaatattataatttagcattattatttgagttgaaataattttagagttattaagaacataaattagtttcattttaatacaaatatataagaatttttgagtttttattaaaggtgggacgggacgggacgaagcgggatataaattattcgtcccacgttccgtcccactattatgaaacgggacgggatcgggacgggacaaacgtttttagacctccgtcccgtctcGTTCCTATGAATTTCAGGACGAGATCggaatttccgttttttatgcccagcTCTAGTTCTAAGATGCTCAGCAAAAACGAAAAATGGATCGAGTTCGCTAAACCACTGACCGACATGGATAAGTTTTAGGTATAAGAAAGGGACCCCAGGCAGGTCACAAAGGCATCTCAAGCACACCAGTATTTCTCAAACTAATTATGAGAAAGCCACACCGGGACAAGGGTCTCCCACCTACCTACTTTGTGCAATGACTGTCTACATTCATTCATATGAAGTGTCACCAAGTCGGCACCAAttcattttaattcattcCCTGCTCTGGTGTGCATACCTGCACATTCTTATTTTGTATGAACACAGAAACcagaaaatttgaaaatcGCAGACATTGATTCCACCCAGAAAGCATTTCACAGACAACTAATACACACAATTTTCAAGCAGCTGAGATAACCAGATGGAGCAGAATTAAACTTTGCAATTACTCTATCTGTTGTTCATATGAATTCTAAAAACTCTATAACAAGCCTTCCAAATCAGATAAGCAGGTGTCATAGCTTTACGGTCAAAGCTGGAGTTGAGGTAGAATGGATCAAAGATGAAGAAGGAGGAAGACAATGTCTTTGTCTAGAACTTCTGCTTCCAGACCCGGGTGCGCCATTGCTAGAGTGGCTTCGCAATTTCTTCTTATCTCCATAAATCCCCCCATCTGATCTTACTTGCCGAACCTTAGTTTCATTCAGGCCAGCCGGAAGAACACAAT from Argentina anserina chromosome 2, drPotAnse1.1, whole genome shotgun sequence carries:
- the LOC126783339 gene encoding uncharacterized protein LOC126783339; translation: MHHQAPMSRHNSSSSASFPPCFRPSPTTELHHSPPPPPISGHPNLTTCLYHTDFAIFSLTWSRSFLGGRSLHLNLLHHAFDSPPPSSSSPSFHLNIKPFFFWKRHGSKKLAPNTLIFWDFSRAKFGSGPEPVSAFYVAVVVDGDMTLLLGDLNKEAYSKTRANQVVDQSPQPQALVLKREHVIAKNIYTTKAKLGGRMRDIQIDCGHNDDFSRLSFSVDNKRVLQIKRLKWKFRGNERIEVDGVPLHISWDVYNWLFENDGNDGHAVFMFRFEEDEQDISTQLSVGHWAQQQQFWNFGMNGIEWRKMGKSFSSSSVSMSSAGSCSSSVMEWATMEESDLSAGPTGFSLIVYAWRR